A genomic segment from Maniola jurtina chromosome 9, ilManJurt1.1, whole genome shotgun sequence encodes:
- the LOC123868549 gene encoding myosin light chain 3, skeletal muscle isoform-like: MPPKGKAKGKGKEPSAGAAAAKAMMAAGPPPKPKKPPPPPACFGPDDLAKFKELFKAFDEENIDKVKLEAIPVMLRKLGFNPKGAEIKELFKLFLEDEYVDTVEYHEWLFMIEAKMNWGDDFELAVTKAFADVGHDDENTGKVDFELLREELMKWGEPLSEIEFVDWMKLAIKDKTYNPEDGTFNYVKFIENMNAKDERYIKEPINFFKLDQKTLAAMAIKKAQEEKEEQERKEAERRAREEAKRQRMIAEGLIPPD, from the exons ATGCCACCGAAGGGTAAAGCTAAGGGTAAGGGTAAAGAGCCATCGGCTGGCGCTGCCGCTGCAAAAGCTATGATGGCGGCTGGTCCTCCACCAAAGCCTAAGAAACCCCCTCCACCACCAGCGTGTTTCGGTCCGGATGATTTGGCAAAGTTCAAAGAGCTTTTTAAGGCTTTTGATGAAGAAAACATAGATAAG gTGAAACTGGAAGCAATTCCAGTGATGTTACGAAAGTTAGGCTTCAATCCAAAAGGTGCGGAAATAAAGGAACTTTTCAAACTATTCCTTGAGGATGAATACGTAGATACTGTAGAATACCACGAATGGTTGTTCATGATTGAAGCCAAGATGAATTGGGGCGATGATTTTGAGTTGGCCGTGACGAAAGCATTCGCTGACGTAGGCCATGATGATGAAAATACGGGAAAAGTGGATTTTGAACTTCTACGAGAAGAACTTATGAAATGGGGCGAACCTTTATCAGAGATTGAGTTTGTGGATTGGATGAAATTAGCTATCAAAGATAAGACATACAACCCTGAGGATGGTACATTTAACTATGTCAAGTTTATCGAGAACATGAACGCGAAAGATGAGAGGTATATTAAGGAGCCGATTAATTTCTTCAAATTGGATCAAAAGACTTTAGCTGCGATGGCGATAAAGAAGGCTCAAGAAGAAAAAGAGGAACAGGAGAGGAAAGAGGCCGAGAGGCGAGCTAGGGAGGAAGCGAAACGGCAAAGGATGATCGCTGAAGGTTTAATACCACCAGACTAA
- the LOC123868532 gene encoding SUMO-activating enzyme subunit 2 has protein sequence MVARVAGVFDEKLSEAIANSKILVVGAGGIGCEILKNLVLTGFPYIEIIDLDTIDVSNLNRQFLFHKEHVGKSKAQVAKDSALSFNPNVNIIAHHDSVISNDYGVSYFKQFNIVMNALDNRVARNHVNRMCLAANIPLIETGTAGYAGQVELIKKGLTQCYECQPKAPQKSYPGCTIRNTPSEPIHCIVWAKHLFNQLFGEEDPDQDVSPDTADPEAAGEAGASALTSEGTEAGNVERKSTRAWASDTNYDPEKLFSKLFGDDIRYLLSMENLWKKRRPPTPLTWDNLPGKDSPTAQHTGLPDQRVWSVHECAQVFAESCKALQADLKSRPDGDHLVWDKDEKSAMDFVTACANIRAHIFNIPLNSRFEIKSMAGNIIPAIATANAIVAGLAVLRAQNLLKGEIENCTSVYLRPKVNHRGQLFVPEKTLTAPNPKCYVCAPKPEVALACNLKQLTLKDLNTAFKDGLNMQAPDATVEGKGLVVLSSEPGETDHNNEKTLEEIGLNDGCALLVDDFLQNYEVRVRLQQEDEEKSWRLVTDNDSPMLGPKEEKTANGSNGKENDEPKPGPSRPKDDSDSDMEIIDEDDNGEPAPKPPKRRKVEMSTEVVELC, from the exons ATGGTGGCACGGGTTGCTGGCGTATTCGATGAGAAGTTATCGGAGGCGATAGCAAATTCCAAAATATTAGTCGTCGGAGCCGGCGGTATAGGTTGTGAAATTCTCAAAAATCTCGTTCTGACCGGCTTTCCTTACATTGAAATC ATCGACCTTGATACAATCGACGTAAGCAATCTAAACAGGCAGTTCCTATTTCACAAAGAGCATGTTGGGAAGTCGAAGGCGCAGGTGGCGAAGGATAGCGCTCTCAGCTTCAACCCCAACGTGAATATCATCGCACATCATGACAGTGTTATTAG TAATGACTATGGAGTCAGTTACTTCAAGCAATTCAATATTGTGATGAATGCCCTGGACAACCGTGTGGCACGTAACCATGTCAACAGGATGTGCCTGGCTGCTAATATTCCACTTATTGAGACTGGCACAGCTGGGTATGCTGGACAG GTGGAGCTTATCAAGAAAGGCCTCACCCAGTGCTATGAATGTCAACCAAAAGCCCCACAGAAGTCCTACCCAGGATGTACAATCAGGAACACTCCATCAGAGCCAATCCATTGCATTGTTTGGGCTAAACATCTCTTCAACCAACTTTTTGGTGAAGAAGACCCTGACCAGGACGTCAGCCCTGATACTGCAGACCCTGAGGCTGCGGGAGAAGCTGGAGCTTCCGCTTTAACATCTGAAG GAACAGAGGCAGGAAATGTGGAAAGAAAAAGCACAAGAGCTTGGGCATCTGACACAAACTACGATCCAGAAAAGTTATTCAGCAAACTCTTTGGTGACGACATTCGTTATCTGCTGTCTATGGAGAATCTGTGGAAGAAGCGTCGTCCGCCCACGCCTTTGACTTGGGACAACCTGCCGGGGAAGGACAGTCCCACTGCTCAGCACACAGGACTGCCCGATCAGAGGGTGTGGTCAGTTCATGAATGTGCACAG GTGTTTGCAGAGAGCTGCAAGGCCTTGCAGGCGGATCTGAAGAGTCGTCCGGACGGAGACCACCTGGTGTGGGACAAGGACGAGAAGAGCGCCATGGACTTTGTCACCGCTTGCGCTAACATCCGCGCGCACATCTTCAACATTCCACTCAACTCGCGCTTCGAGATCAAAT CAATGGCAGGCAACATCATCCCAGCAATAGCCACAGCCAATGCCATAGTGGCAGGTCTGGCAGTGTTGCGAGCACAGAACCTGCTCAAAGGAGAGATTGAGAACTGCACCAGCGTCTACCTGCGCCCTAAGGTCAATCATCGCGGACAGCTGTTTGTACCTGAGAAAA CTTTGACCGCACCAAATCCTAAATGCTACGTATGCGCTCCAAAACCAGAAGTGGCCCTTGCTTGCAATCTCAAACAACTTACCCTCAAAGATCTCAACACAGCCTTCAAAGATGGCCTCAACATGCAAGCGCCGGACGCAACTGTAGAAGGCAAAGGCCTGGTCGTATTATCCTCAGAACCCGGTGAAACAGATCACAATAACGAAAAAACTTTGGAGGAAATCGGCTTGAATGATGGCTGTGCGTTACTAGTTGATGATTTCCTACAAAACTACGAAGTCAGAGTAAGATTACAACAGGAGGACGAGGAGAAATCATGGCGCTTGGTCACAGACAACGATTCACCGATGCTCGGACCgaaggaagaaaaaactgcaaACGGTTCCAATGGCAAAGAAAATGATGAACCAAAACCTGGTCCATCACGTCCTAAAGATGATAGCGACAGTGATATGGAGATTATCGACGAGGATGATAACGGTGAACCCGCACCTAAACCTCCTAAACGTAGGAAGGTTGAAATGAGTACTGAAGTGGTAGAGTTGTGCTAG